The DNA segment GCTTTCATGCTGCTCGGCACTGATTGCCTGGGGCTTTTTTAGGCCTCTATCGGCAACGATCAAACCAATGGGCCGCGAACCGGCATAGACTGAGGATACCAGGCAATTATCGGTATCAATTAAGCGCTCTATCTTTTTATTGATTAAATGTCGCAGGTTACTCGTCACATCCCGGCGCAACCACACGTTCACCCGGCTATGCAGGCACTGGGCAAATAGATTGTCCTGCTCGGCCTTAATCGGGAATTGCATATCTGCACGCCAGTCATCGGTATTATCACCCAGCACATATTTAGCCTGCATACTGGTGACTTTGGGGTCGATCAGGCACAGGCAAACCCGCTCCAGCCCAATGCCACGATGGATACCCTCGACCACCATTTGGAATAAGGTATTGACGTCGACCTGCTGCTCCACCAACACGCCCATTTCCCGCAAAATATCCAGCTGTAGCTGCGGATCGGCCTTGAGCACTTTGGCCTCGGGCTTGACTTCCTGCTCGGTGGAACTGGGAATAAGGTGGCAGATTTTATTGGCACCGTAAGTCACGGCAACACTGGCGGCCTTCTCCGCCCCCTGCTCAATCATATTGCGCACATCTTCCAGCCCCAGACCTGAGAACAGCGAAGCCTTGACCAGCACATCGCGAAACTCCTGGGAATCCCAGCCTTTTTCTGTGGCCAGGCTGATCTCTTCGCCAAGTAATACCGCTTCTGTCGCCTGACTGGGGTGCCCCCCTGGCGAGAGAGCTTCCTGCAAGCGACTGCCCAGCTGCCACTCACGGGCAAGGGCAATAGTAATCTCTTTCATACTGGTGCCGAGCATTTCACTCTCTAGTTCCGCATCACCGGCACTATCTGCATCCAGCGAAGCATCGAGCCGGTCAACCGCATCACCGCGGCAACTCCAAAAAGCCATATCACCCACATGCAATAACAAGGCGGTAATAAATACTTCCTCTTCTTTCTCATTGCCACCGGCCTTGGTTAATAGATTTTCCGCTTGAACCGCCGTATGAAAACCCCGCGCCATCCACTGCAACATCCGCTCTTTAGCATGTTGCTTTAACAGCGAATCCACCATCATCACGGATAGGGAAATAGCTTTAATGCCTTGAAAGCCCAGCTGCACCACCGCACGGCTAATGGTAGTGATCTGGTTATCGGCATTGGGATTGTTATAGGCACTATTGGCAATACGCAGAACTTTTGTGGTTAAAGCGCTGTCTTTAAGAATAATCTCTGAGAGCTGACTGGCCGAACTCTCGCTATTTTGGGTGACGGCATTTAACTCCTGCATCACCCCGGATAATACGGGTAGCTGCACAGAGCTTAACTGCTTGATCCACTTCTCCGTGGATGGGTTGATACTGTCTGAATTTTGATCAGTCATTGCGGTTTTAAATCCTTAAACCTATGGTATTCCATAGTTAACTTGGGGGTTAAATCATTAATTAATAATGGTAATTAAGTTTCCTTTCAACAGTATAGACGCAAGTCTTCCATCCGACAGTACTTCTTGGTAACGTGTGAGCCAAAATACGTTGCTAAAACAATTATTTAGGCGTGCGAGTTGACTAGAAACCGCATAGCCGAGCACACAGGCCACGATAATCTTATGATCAGAAACCTATTAGTAGCTTTCAGCATTTACACTCTGGCTACTTCCGCCCTGGCAGCCCCCGACAACCACTCAAGCCTAATCCACGGTATTGCCATGCATGGCGAGGTAAAATACCCCGCTGATTTCCAACGCTTTGACTACACCTCGGCCCAAGCCGTTAAAGGCGGTACTCTCAGGCGGGGCCTGCAAGGCACCTTTGATAGCCTTAACCCCTTTATTGCCAAGGGCAGCTCAGGGGATAAGCTAAGCCTGCTTTATGACACCTTAACCGTACAGTCCGGCGATGAAGCGTTTAGCCAATATGGCTTGCTGGCCGAGCATATAGAAATACCGGAAGACCGCAGCTGGGTTATCTTCCATCTGCATAAAACCGCCAAATTCCATGATGGTGAAGCGGTTAAAGCCTCGGATGTTGTCTTCACCTTTAATTTACTGATGGAACAGGGTGCGCCCTTTTATCGCTCCTATTACGGTGGTGTCAGCACCGTTGAGGCACTTTCCCCCCATCAAGTGAAGTTCACCTTTAAAGACGGCGTTAACCGGGAGCTGGCCTTAATTATTGGCCAACTGCCGGTATTACCAGAGCATTATTGGAGCAGCCGCGACTTTAGTGCCTCTTCACTGGAGTTTCCTCTGGGCAGTGGCCCCTATCAAATCCAGTCCGCCGACGCCGGTAGAAGTATTGTTTACCAACGGGTTAAAGATTACTGGGCAGAAGACTTGCCGGTTAACCGCGGCATCAATAATTTTGACACCATACAAATCGATTACTACAAAGATGGCGTGGTAGTGCTGGAAGCTTTAAAAGCCGGCCGCTTTGATTTTCGCTGGGAAAATATTTCCAAGCAATGGGCCACCAGTTATACCGGCCCGGCATTTGATCAGGGCCTATTGCAAAAATCCATGATTGAACACGACAACCCGTCCGGTATGCAGTGTTTTTTAATCAACCTGCGAAAGGATAAATTTAAAGATAGCCGAGTGCGCCAGGCATTAAATTATGCCTTTGATTATGAGTGGTCTAATAAGAATTTATTTTATGGCCTCTATGCCCGCACCAATAGCTTCTTTGCCAACTCTGAACTGGCCTCCTCCGGTATTCCCGAAGGTCGCGAACTGGAGATATTAGAAGAGTTTCGGGGCAGCGTGCCAGACAGTGTATTTACCCAAACCTATACAAACCCCATCAGCGATGGCAGCGGCAATAACCGGGGCAACCTGCGCAAAGCAGCCAAGTTACTAAAAGAAGCGGGCTGGGTAGTCAAAGACAACCAACTGGTTAACGCCAAAACCGGGCAACCCTTTACCATTGAAATGATTATTTACGCCCCCTCTTCTGAGCGCATTGTTAACCCCTATGCCAAGGCCCTAAAACGTCTTGGCATTGTGATGACGGTTAAAAATGTAGAGATTTCTCAATATATTAATCGCATGCGTAGCTTTGACTATGACATGGTAACCGGCGGCATGGGCCAATCACTGTCACCGGGCAATGAGCAAATGGAATACTGGCATTCCAGTTCGGCGGATAAACAAGGCAGCCGAAACTATGCCGGCATCCAAAATAAAGCCATTGATAAACTGGTAGAGCTGGTCATCGCCGCCCCCAGTCGCGAGGAACTGGTTTATCGTACTCGTGCTCTGGATCGAGTGTTATTACATAACCATTATGTTGTGCCGCAATTTCATAGTGGTGCGCATCGCATCGCCTACTGGGATAAATTTGGCCAACCCGATATCGCCCCTAAATATGACTCCGGCTATAGCATGGGTTTAATGACCTGGTGGGTTGACCCGGACAAAGAAAAGCAACTTAACAACGCCAAACAATCCATCAAGCAGTAAGCGGGCTAACCTTACCTATGGCCAACTATATACTGCGACGACTGCTACTGATTATTCCGACTCTATTTGGGATAATGGTAGTTAACTTCCTGATTATTCAGGCAGCACCCGGTGGCCCCGTCGACCAAATGATCGCCCAGCTACAGGGCCTCGATGTTAGCGCCACAGCCCGTATTAGTGGCTCCAGCGGTGGCGATACCGGCCAGACCAGTGATGGCGGCAAGTATCAGGGGCTTGAGCCAGAAGTGGTCGCCGCTATTGAAAAGATGTACGGCTTTGATAAACCTATGTCCGAACGGTTTTGGGA comes from the Oceanicoccus sagamiensis genome and includes:
- a CDS encoding extracellular solute-binding protein; translation: MIRNLLVAFSIYTLATSALAAPDNHSSLIHGIAMHGEVKYPADFQRFDYTSAQAVKGGTLRRGLQGTFDSLNPFIAKGSSGDKLSLLYDTLTVQSGDEAFSQYGLLAEHIEIPEDRSWVIFHLHKTAKFHDGEAVKASDVVFTFNLLMEQGAPFYRSYYGGVSTVEALSPHQVKFTFKDGVNRELALIIGQLPVLPEHYWSSRDFSASSLEFPLGSGPYQIQSADAGRSIVYQRVKDYWAEDLPVNRGINNFDTIQIDYYKDGVVVLEALKAGRFDFRWENISKQWATSYTGPAFDQGLLQKSMIEHDNPSGMQCFLINLRKDKFKDSRVRQALNYAFDYEWSNKNLFYGLYARTNSFFANSELASSGIPEGRELEILEEFRGSVPDSVFTQTYTNPISDGSGNNRGNLRKAAKLLKEAGWVVKDNQLVNAKTGQPFTIEMIIYAPSSERIVNPYAKALKRLGIVMTVKNVEISQYINRMRSFDYDMVTGGMGQSLSPGNEQMEYWHSSSADKQGSRNYAGIQNKAIDKLVELVIAAPSREELVYRTRALDRVLLHNHYVVPQFHSGAHRIAYWDKFGQPDIAPKYDSGYSMGLMTWWVDPDKEKQLNNAKQSIKQ
- a CDS encoding HDOD domain-containing protein translates to MTDQNSDSINPSTEKWIKQLSSVQLPVLSGVMQELNAVTQNSESSASQLSEIILKDSALTTKVLRIANSAYNNPNADNQITTISRAVVQLGFQGIKAISLSVMMVDSLLKQHAKERMLQWMARGFHTAVQAENLLTKAGGNEKEEEVFITALLLHVGDMAFWSCRGDAVDRLDASLDADSAGDAELESEMLGTSMKEITIALAREWQLGSRLQEALSPGGHPSQATEAVLLGEEISLATEKGWDSQEFRDVLVKASLFSGLGLEDVRNMIEQGAEKAASVAVTYGANKICHLIPSSTEQEVKPEAKVLKADPQLQLDILREMGVLVEQQVDVNTLFQMVVEGIHRGIGLERVCLCLIDPKVTSMQAKYVLGDNTDDWRADMQFPIKAEQDNLFAQCLHSRVNVWLRRDVTSNLRHLINKKIERLIDTDNCLVSSVYAGSRPIGLIVADRGLKKPQAISAEQHESFEHFSQQTSMSLSMLAEKARQRRR